Genomic DNA from Actinomycetes bacterium:
GCAGCACGCCCAGGGTCCGGTTCAGCAGCCGGGAGACGTGCATCTGGGAGATGCCGAGCCGGGCCGCGATCTGCGACTGGGTCATGCCCCGGAAGAAGCGGAGGTAGAGGATGCGTCGCTCCCGTTCGGGCAGCTCGGCGATGAGGGGCCCGAGCGCGGCGCGGTACTCGAGGGCCTCCAGGCTCTCGTCGTCGGAGCCGATGTGCTCGCTGACCGTCGGGGCGTCGTCGCCGCCGGCCGGCGCATCGAGCGACACCACGGCGTAGGCGTTGGAGGTGTCCAGCCCCTCGAGCACCTCCTCCTCGGACAGGCGCACCTTGGCCGCGATCTCCTCGACGGTCGGCGACCGGCCGATCTCCTGGGAGAGCTCGGCTACCACCTTGTTGAGGGAGAGGTTGAGCTCCTGGAGCCGGCGGGGGACCCGGACGGCCCATCCCTTGTCGCGGAAGTGCCGCTTGAGCTCCCCGACGATGGTCGGGGTCGCGTAAGTCGAGAACTCCACCTCGCGCCCGAGATCGAAGCGATCGATCGCCTTCAGCAGCCCGATGGTGCCGACCTGGATGAGATCCTCGAGCGGCTCGCCGCGGTTGCGGAAGCGCCTGGCAAGGTACTCCACGAGCGGGAGGTGAAGGCCGACCAGCTCCTCGCGCAGCGCCGTGCTGCGGGTCTCCACGAACCGCCGGAACAGCTCCTTGGCATAGGCGCGGTCCCTCCCGCCCTCGTCGGAGAGCTGGGTGCGGTCCATCCCGCCCTCGTCGGAGAGCTGGGCCAGGTCCTCGGTCATGGTGCCTTCGCCGTGGAGGCGGTCCAGCGCGGGGCCGGTGTCGTCGGTCCGCCGGGCGTCCCGCGGGCCCGCTACCGTGCTCGAGTCGGAGGGCATGTCGTTCACGCTCGGCCGCCACACTTGCGAAAGCTCAGGCGGAGGCCGTCTGCCTCGGCCCGCTCGGTCACCTCGTCAGTCAGCGCGGTCAGGATCTGCCAGGCGAAGGTGTCGCGTTCCAGCGGTTCGCCACGGTCGGGCGCCTCAACCGAGACCTCCACGAACAGCTCGGCCGGCTTCAGGTGGTAGTCGATGCGCAGGGTCTCCGCGCTGCCGCGGCGGGCCAGGAGCTGCGCGCACGCCTCGTCCACGGCGATGCGCAGGTCGTCGATCTCCTCGTAGGTGAACTGGAGCTGGGCTGCCAGGCCGGTC
This window encodes:
- a CDS encoding ATP-binding protein; translation: MGMSTMHIQIPASGAYLSVVRAAATGLAAQLQFTYEEIDDLRIAVDEACAQLLARRGSAETLRIDYHLKPAELFVEVSVEAPDRGEPLERDTFAWQILTALTDEVTERAEADGLRLSFRKCGGRA
- a CDS encoding RNA polymerase sigma factor SigF, which codes for MNDMPSDSSTVAGPRDARRTDDTGPALDRLHGEGTMTEDLAQLSDEGGMDRTQLSDEGGRDRAYAKELFRRFVETRSTALREELVGLHLPLVEYLARRFRNRGEPLEDLIQVGTIGLLKAIDRFDLGREVEFSTYATPTIVGELKRHFRDKGWAVRVPRRLQELNLSLNKVVAELSQEIGRSPTVEEIAAKVRLSEEEVLEGLDTSNAYAVVSLDAPAGGDDAPTVSEHIGSDDESLEALEYRAALGPLIAELPERERRILYLRFFRGMTQSQIAARLGISQMHVSRLLNRTLGVLRAGLLEEDETG